Proteins encoded together in one Bactrocera neohumeralis isolate Rockhampton chromosome 4, APGP_CSIRO_Bneo_wtdbg2-racon-allhic-juicebox.fasta_v2, whole genome shotgun sequence window:
- the LOC126756392 gene encoding phosphatidylinositol 4-phosphate 5-kinase type-1 alpha, with product MATGETADAIEMETVNRQNSNEQAKVDNVANIPPATSKPSTPSPPLVVNTVTITPHVTSEKRLSSDETLAQLQDVHQSTNAVNSILPAAPSTSRNFYSEAAAAHGGDESTRLMQAEMEISAAQQQRLRSASSTLDASVSRNPSAAGKHEKKIGHRRVDEGGEVTYKRIQSKQIMGSIQLGIQHTVGSLASKPKRDLLMKDFWEMETIAFPPDGSSITPAHHYSEFRFKVYAPIAFRYFRDLFGIAPDDFLMSMCASPLRQLSNPGASGSIFYLTDDDEFIIKTVQKKECEFLQKLLPGYYMNLSQNPRTLLPKFFGLYCFHYNAKNVRLVAMNNLLPSDIKMHAKYDLKGSTFRRKASKTERQKASPTFKDLDFMEHHPNGIFLETDKYNALIKTIQRDCMVLESFQIMDYSLLVGIHNLDLAQKEKREERIRNARAKLQRSEEVREAPEPPDFDQTMNAGSTTALQSAGTALNRSRSMNRQRLVAHSTALESITADMDIPMEEDEDVPAGGIPARSENDERLILYIGIIDILQSYRLEKKLEHTFKSIIYNGDTVSVCRPSFYAQRFQNFMGKTVFKKTPTFPLKHSPSKRKSSTTLRTPQRTPSQNLASHTRPPLLSGSSTPPPAFDDISEEDITATPSTTGGMYRNSAINGGRPHLAPQRSYLSSNRSAISSATDDYSDDEVASSSGARSPTRRARSPRLSKTDVQVTTIGCIEDAPVHVHDGDNNGIVVNTKSGVLMNSTEEINSNGIQRKTTLVKAVQSQTYTTTLVLNDVR from the coding sequence ATGGCAACTGGTGAGACAGCGGATGCCATTGAAATGGAAACGGTTAACCGACAAAACTCAAATGAGCAGGCGAAAGTTGACAATGTTGCCAACATCCCGCCTGCAACTTCGAAGCCGTCCACACCATCGCCACCACTGGTTGTCAACACCGTCACCATAACACCGCATGTCACGTCGGAGAAGAGATTATCTAGTGATGAAACCTTAGCACAATTACAGGACGTACATCAAAGTACGAATGCCGTAAATAGTATATTACCTGCTGCGCCATCGACGTCACGCAACTTTTATAGTGAGGCAGCTGCGGCACACGGTGGCGATGAGTCTACACGGCTCATGCAAGCTGAAATGGAAATAAGTGCGGCGCAGCAACAGCGTTTACGTAGTGCCAGTTCGACATTAGACGCCAGTGTATCGAGAAACCCGTCAGCGGCCGGTAAGCATGAGAAGAAAATTGGACATCGGCGCGTTGACGAAGGTGGCGAGGTGACATATAAACGCATACAATCTAAGCAAATAATGGGCTCTATTCAGTTGGGCATACAGCACACGGTTGGCAGTTTGGCCAGCAAACCCAAACGGGACTTGCTCATGAAAGACTTTTGGGAAATGGAAACAATAGCTTTTCCGCCAGACGGTTCATCGATAACGCCAGCTCATCATTATAGCGAATTTCGTTTCAAAGTTTATGCGCCCATTGCTTTTCGGTACTTTCGCGACTTGTTCGGCATAGCACCCGATGATTTTCTCATGTCGATGTGTGCTTCACCGCTGCGCCAACTATCGAATCCAGGCGCATCCGGTTCGATATTCTATTTGACCGACGACGATGAGTTTATCATAAAGACAGTGCAGAAGAAGGaatgtgaatttttacaaaaactactGCCGGGCTACTACATGAACCTGTCACAGAATCCGCGCACTCTACTGCCAAAATTCTTCGGGCTCTACTGCTTCCACTACAATGCGAAGAATGTGCGTTTGGTGGCGATGAATAATCTATTGCCCTCTGATATCAAAATGCACGCGAAATACGATTTGAAAGGCTCCACATTTCGTCGTAAGGCATCGAAAACCGAACGGCAGAAAGCCAGTCCTACTTTTAAAGATTTAGACTTCATGGAGCATCATCCAAATggtatttttctcgaaacagacAAATACAATGCACTCATAAAGACAATCCAGCGAGATTGTATGGTCCTTGAGAGTTTCCAGATAATGGACTACTCGCTGCTCGTAGGCATACACAATCTGGACTTGGCGCAAAAGGAAAAACGTGAGGAGCGGATACGAAATGCACGCGCCAAATTACAACGCTCCGAAGAGGTGCGCGAGGCACCAGAGCCACCAGATTTCGACCAAACGATGAATGCTGGTTCAACCACTGCGCTGCAATCGGCTGGTACCGCATTGAATCGCTCGCGCAGCATGAATCGCCAGCGCTTGGTGGCACATTCTACGGCACTCGAATCGATCACCGCCGACATGGACATACCTATGGAGGAAGACGAAGATGTGCCAGCGGGCGGCATACCAGCACGTTCCGAGAACGATGAACGTCTGATCCTGTACATCGGTATAATCGATATCTTGCAATCGTATCGTTTGGAGAAGAAGCTCGAGCACACGTTCAAGAGCATCATTTACAACGGCGACACGGTCTCGGTGTGCCGACCATCCTTCTATGCGCAACGTTTCCAAAATTTCATGGGTAAAACTGTGTTCAAGAAGACGCCCACCTTTCCGCTGAAACATTCCCCGTCGAAGCGAAAGAGTTCGACAACGCTGCGCACACCGCAACGCACGCCATCACAGAACTTGGCCTCGCATACACGCCCACCGCTGTTATCCGGTTCATCGACGCCGCCACCAGCCTTCGACGATATCTCCGAAGAAGATATTACCGCTACACCCTCCACCACAGGCGGCATGTATCGCAACTCGGCAATTAATGGCGGTCGGCCACACTTGGCGCCGCAACGCTCCTACCTGAGTTCCAATCGCAGCGCCATAAGCAGCGCCACCGACGACTACAGCGACGATGAGGTAGCCTCCAGCAGTGGCGCACGCTCGCCCACTCGCCGTGCACGATCGCCACGGCTCTCCAAAACCGATGTGCAG